In Acropora palmata chromosome 7, jaAcrPala1.3, whole genome shotgun sequence, one genomic interval encodes:
- the LOC141886662 gene encoding uncharacterized protein LOC141886662 isoform X1 has product MNPYAYQQAQFQQHQQQYQYQGHFNQPQQYYYVQSSATVQQGFQPPATQQPYSNAQFGTIGYQNTQGVGAVPHYQVQGYNQVAGTQQYAVAYTPTTQTNTPQSVGQTHQAPPTASKEASPPLPPEQSTSAAPPPLPPNPAPTFPSTGSSGFSGATGEGQNALNAQNILEAHKKYEERYAQWQRDYAQWQAQHQHHPDQKQFQEWQMQMQRWQEQNKNVVQQQAVTAGINVPSQSQGQVAGLPQHQAVQPQRQQQQHQQIAYQYQKQQPQQQMQSHEQQSYLRHHAQSQPQWQQNTFPQNQQGNYHQSHVQKLEEQWQSQFDQPQNSNQLQGGQGDQSKSVTSQSSQLPNWMQSGKVATSNSQGWLHSGSLNTTAGQQDRTVEANRETKKVPQWLQKGAAAPQHAPQQQHAPHQQRAPQQQHAPQQQHALQQQQEDSDTPRWLREKLEKTERDMKQAAEEKALREKEAEKKHLPNWMQNKVVANEEVQNFQQNYQQQKQIPKWLQGKPTTVGNQAVDQKNVNQRPKWLQNQASSVPDSMAQTAPAYVSTTNPSKWNQDEKTRPSASSTVPKKLDPMKEILLLKQQQEQLQKLEELEKRLKQSGSSSSTAVTAAMSPSFSTSQIDTTVSSSWVQDRANKQNTPAQQSNKAQTAGQPNIPSQQKTTKPTCKFFPNCRFGQRCNFQHPPCTVAQGSDKQDCILDHTANSTVEDYTEDIHDQYPDMASFTDDQESYGSRISQFSSRVDQIPGIADGEMPVVPAQTEGNYTVTDDTSLKPGGGNYQNAHINQTSQEDCMPVEKDKKEVGKAFGVSEKSEDNTLPAVAQDSKPNEDWQQAAQVEFGQGDDWRQASHHHDERPSKEGTWGRPPHGRDFSKWDAAEAHPADGDLRPPLPIEEDSRRNWRPHEWDARPPFSRDDREFGPGRFGRDRRPPFEEPPGRRPPFPPDDLERRPPWWDEADRRHPLPAGDDREHEPLRRDMPRAEWDRDRSAFPRDFRDGRQSPPRDLGDRPLGPPVTMGETAELQGKGKGAEEQANNEIRGEKPFPRDDRPPFPVDGRDRPPFLRDERDRLPFPGDERGRPPFFRDDRDRPPFPRDDWSGPPFPRDEWDRPPFPREDHDFPFPPRRERDRWPSPPRDERDRWAPFPRDDRDLPEWERRRGGPPDRPMSPRGRERRGRPPFYDDDRGRHRSPPLWPPVDPPRRPWSPPGRDFRGRPPPPPPEEFDRFGRPHPPHDAEFFDDRGRPPWDWDRDERRRPPRDDVRPREPRYLDDRRSRSPPPPWDHPDRLPPRYPSDWEIDDRRGPDDRWRDERGPLDRRPPHDDFFRDRPPYPEDPYLRDPASYPPHPEDIGHSSEPIRVEKKPETIPVDSILDSPGRDSRPDRIVIILRGPPGSGKTHVARLIKDKEVSHGAHAPRILALDDYFLMEVEKSEKDPETGRKVKKKVTEYVYEEEMEDAYRTSLFKSFTKTLEDGFFPVVIVDAIHDKVAHFEKYWSHAKQKGFEVYVAELMADAHACAKRNSHNRSFEDINKMVAAWEETPVHHLRLDVRSLLQDAVITEVEMDTADETDGSGGATIQEQQPKEDDDEEEPKIQVPSRSKWDDMEPAEDKLNKLDGIRPMKSKRRREESPPPALSDEDDPYDEREEDMRIGKKRVRWADLEEKKDLEHRRRIGFCIGTDWSLLTDPHAEIPRSSEEDSRRGRSTSEEQGGSSDKNIRWDFFI; this is encoded by the exons ATGAACCCATACGCCTATCAACAAGCGCAATTCCAACAACATCAACAGCAGTATCAGTATCAAGGACATTTTAATCAACCTCAACAGTATTATTACGTTCAATCTTCCGCGACAGTTCAGCAAGGTTTTCAACCCCCCGCCACACAACAGCCATATTCTAATGCCCAGTTTGGAACTATTGGGTATCAAAACACTCAAGGAGTTGGAGCGGTGCCACATTATCAAGTTCAGGGTTACAATCAAGTCGCAGGGACACAGCAATATGCGGTTGCTTACACGCCAACCACACAAACAAACACCCCTCAGAGTGTTGGACAGACACATCAGGCACCGCCAACCGCGTCGAAAGAGGCATCACCGCCACTACCTCCTGAACAATCGACTTCTGCTGCCCCTCCACCGCTTCCTCCTAACCCAGCTCCTACCTTTCCCTCAACAGGGTCATCAGGTTTTTCTGGGGCCACAGGAGAAGGTCAAAATGCCCTGAATGCCCAGAATATTTTGGAGGCTCATAAGAAGTATGAGGAGAGGTATGCACAGTGGCAGCGGGATTATGCACAGTGGCAAGCACAGCATCAGCACCATCCAGATCAGAAGCAGTTTCAAGAATGgcaaatgcaaatgcaacgATGGCAGGAACAGAATAAGAATGTTGTTCAGCAGCAAGCTGTGACTGCTGGCATCAATGTTCCTTCTCAGAGTCAGGGTCAAGTTGCTGGTCTGCCACAGCATCAAGCTGTTCAACCACAGCGGcagcaacagcaacatcaACAAATTGCATACCAATATCAAAAGCAGCAACCTCAACAGCAAATGCAATCACATGAGCAACAGTCTTACTTACGGCATCACGCGCAATCCCAACCACAATGGCAGCAAAACACTTTTCCTCAAAATCAGCAAGGGAATTACCATCAATCACATGTCCAGAAACTTGAAGAGCAGTGGCAATCACAATTTGATCAGCCGCAAAATTCAAATCAGTTACAAGGAGGACAAGGTGATCAAAGCAAGTCAGTAACATCACAAAGCTCTCAGCTTCCAAACTGGATGCAGTCTGGCAAAGTTGCCACATCAAATTCCCAAGGATGGCTGCACTCTGGAAGTTTAAATACAACAGCTGGTCAACAAGATAGGACTGTGGAAGCTAACAGGGAAACTAAAAAGGTTCCCCAGTGGTTACAAAAGGGTGCGGCAGCTCCGCAACATGCACCGCAGCAGCAACATGCACCGCACCAGCAACGTGCACCACAGCAGCAACATGCACCACAACAGCAACATGCACTGCAGCAGCAACAAGAAGACTCAGACACTCCAAGGTGGCTTCGGGAAAAGCTTGAAAAGACTGAACGAGATATGAAACAGGCTGCTGAAGAAAAAGCtctaagagaaaaagaagctGAAAAAAAGCATCTTCCCAATTGGATGCAGAATAAAGTTGTAGCCAATGAAGAAGTCcagaattttcaacaaaattatcaacagcaaaagcaaattcCAAAATGGCTTCAAGGCAAGCCAACAACAGTGGGAAATCAGGCTGTGGATCAAAAAAATGTGAACCAGAGACCTAAATGGCTTCAAAACCAAGCTTCCTCTGTCCCAGACAGCATGGCACAAACAGCTCCAGCCTATGTATCAACAACTAATCCTTCGAAATGGAATCAAGATGAAAA AACACGACCATCTGCAAGTTCCACAGTTCCAAAGAAACTTGACCCCATGAAAGAAATTCTACTTTTGAAGCAACAACAGGAGCAACTCCAGAAACTAGAAGAGCTTGAGAAGAGACTAAAGCAGTCTGGGTCATCATCTAGCACTGCAGTCACTGCGGCAATGAGTCCCTCTTTTAGTACCAGTCAAATAGATACTACTGTGTCAAGTTCATGGGTGCAAGACCGAGCAAATAAGCAGAACACACCAGCTCAACAGAGCAATAAAGCACAGACAGCCGGCCAGCCCAATATCCCATCACAACAGAAAACTACCAAACCAACCTGCAAGTTCTTTCCAAATTGTCGTTTTGGTCAGAGGTGTAATTTTCAACACCCTCCTTGCACAGTAGCTCAAGG GTCCGATAAACAAGACTGCATATTGGATCACACGGCTAATTCTACAGTTGAAGATTATACAGAAGATATACATGATCAATATCCTG atatgGCATCATTTACAGATGACCAAGAATCGTACGGTAGTCGTATCTCACAATTTTCATCAAGGGTTGATCAGATTCCAGGTATAGCAGATGGTGAGATGCCAGTGGTTCCTGCGCAAACAGAAGGCAATTACACTGTGACGG ATGACACAAGTCTTAAACCAGGAGGTGGCAACTATCAGAATGCCCACATTAACCAG ACTTCTCAGGAAGATTGCATGCCAGTCGAGAAAGACAAGAAGGAAGTGGGAAAAGCATTTGGAGTTTCAGAAAAGTCAGAAGACAATACTCTGCCGGCAGTAGCTCAAGACAGCAAACCCAACGAAGACTGGCAACAGGCAGCTCAAGTTGAGTTTGGCCAAGGAGATGATTGGAGACAAGCTTCTCATCATCATGACGAACGCCCAAGCAAGGAAGGTACTTGGGGAAGACCACCACATGGACGGGATTTCTCCAAATGGGATGCTGCAGAGGCACATCCTGCAGACGGAGATCTAAGGCCACCTTTGCCAATAGAAGAGGACAGCAGAAGAAATTGGAGACCTCACGAATGGGATGCAAGGCCCCCATTTTCAAGAGATGACAGAGAATTTGGCCCTGGAAGGTTTGGGAGGGATAGGAGACCCCCCTTTGAGGAACCTCCAGGGAGAAGACCACCCTTTCCCCCAGATGATCTAGAAAGAAGGCCCCCATGGTGGGATGAAGCTGATAGGAGACACCCACTCCCTGCTGGAGATGATAGAGAACATGAGCCGCTTAGAAGAGACATGCCCAGGGCAGAGTGGGACAGGGATAGATCTGCATTTCCGAGGGATTTTAGAGACGGAAGACAGTCTCCCCCAAGGGACCTGGGGGATCGTCCACTAGGGCCCCCTGTTACAATGGGTGAAACAGCAGAATTACAGGGCAAAGGAAAAGGCGCGGAAGAACAAGCAAATAACGAAATAAGGGGAGAAAAACCATTCCCAAGAGATGACAGACCTCCTTTTCCAGTAGATGGGAGAGATCGGCCACCATTTCTAAGGGATGAGAGGGACAGACTTCCATTTCCCGGTGATGAAAGAGGCCGACCCCCGTTCTTTCGAGATGACCGGGACAGACCCCCATTCCCAAGAGATGACTGGAGTGGACCACCATTTCCTCGTGACGAGTGGGATCGACCACCCTTTCCAAGAGAAGATCATGATTTCCCGTTTCCTCCGAGGAGAGAAAGAGATCGTTGGCCGTCACCACCAAGGGATGAGAGGGACAGATGGGCTCCATTCCCGAGAGACGATCGCGACTTGCCCGAATGGGAACGAAGGCGAGGAGGTCCTCCCGACCGACCTATGTCTCCACGAGGAAGAGAGAGAAGAGGAAGACCTCCATTCTATGATGATGACAGAGGGAGGCATAGATCTCCGCCCCTGTGGCCCCCAGTAGACCCTCCTCGTCGACCGTGGTCTCCCCCTGGGCGTGACTTTAGGGGAAGACCACCACCACCCCCACCTGAGGAATTTGATCGCTTTGGTCGACCTCATCCTCCGCATGATGCAGAGTTCTTTGATGACAGAGGAAGACCTCCGTGGGACTGGGATAGAGATGAAC ggAGGAGACCCCCGCGTGACGATGTCCGGCCAAGGGAACCGCGCTACCTAGATGATAGAAGGTCGAGATCACCTCCACCCCCTTGGGATCATCCAGATCGTCTCCCTCCTCGGTACCCAAGTGACTGGGAAATAGATGATAGAAGAGGCCCGGATGACAG GTGGCGCGACGAAAGAGGTCCACTTGACCGAAGACCGCCTCATGATGACTTCTTCCGAGACCGACCCCCCTACCCTGAGGATCCCTATTTGCGAGACCCTGCTTCTTATCCACCCCACCCTGAGGATATTGGCCATTCTAGTGAGCCGATAAGAGTAGAGAAAAAGCCCGAAACAATTCCAGTGGACAGTATTTTGGACTCACCCGGACGAGATAGCAGACCTGATAGA aTTGTGATCATTCTCAGAGGACCCCCTGGGAGCGGAAAAACTCATGTTGCTAGACTGATCAAG GACAAGGAAGTGTCCCACGGTGCGCATGCGCCGAGAATCTTAGCATTGGATGATTACTTCTTAATGGAAGTggaaaaatcagaaaaagaTCCAGAGACGGGAAGGAAGGTGAAGAAAAAG GTCACGGAGTATGTCTATGAAGAAGAAATGGAAGACGCTTACAGAACAAGTCTGTTCAAATCCTTCACGAAAACGCTTGAAGATGGTTTCTTTCCGGTTGTCATTGTGGATGCTATTCATGACAAG GTTGCACATTTTGAGAAATATTGGAGTCACGCCAAACAGAAAGGCTTTGAG GTTTATGTGGCGGAGTTAATGGCGGACGCCCACGCATGCGCAAAACGAAATAGCCACAATCGCAGTTTTGAAGACATAAATAAG ATGGTAGCTGCCTGGGAGGAAACGCCGGTTCATCATTTGAGGCTTGATGTACGATCTTTGCTGCAAGATGCAGTGATAACAGAG GTCGAGATGGACACAGCAGACGAAACTGATGGTTCTGGCGGGGCAACGATACAAGAACAACAACCCAAGGAGGACGACGACGAAGAAGAG CCTAAGATACAGGTGCCGTCACGAAGTAAATGGGACGACATGGAACCAGCAGAGGACAAACTAA ACAAGCTTGATGGCATTCGGCCAATGAAGAGCAAGAGACGAAGGGAAGAGTCGCCTCCACCCGCCCTCAGCGACGAAGATGACCCGTATGACGAACGCGAAGAAGACATGCGCATTGGCAAGAAGAGG GTTCGATGGGCGGAtctcgaagaaaaaaaagatctaGAACATCGAAGAAGAATCGGCTTTTGTATCGGTACCGACTGGAGCTTACTAACGGATCCACACGCCGAGATTCCTC GTTCTTCAGAAGAAGATTCTAGAAGAGGGCGATCAACTTCCGAAGAACAAGGTGGAAGTTCCGACAAAAATATTCGTTGGGATTTCTTCATTTGA
- the LOC141886662 gene encoding uncharacterized protein LOC141886662 isoform X2 yields MNPYAYQQAQFQQHQQQYQYQGHFNQPQQYYYVQSSATVQQGFQPPATQQPYSNAQFGTIGYQNTQGVGAVPHYQVQGYNQVAGTQQYAVAYTPTTQTNTPQSVGQTHQAPPTASKEASPPLPPEQSTSAAPPPLPPNPAPTFPSTGSSGFSGATGEGQNALNAQNILEAHKKYEERYAQWQRDYAQWQAQHQHHPDQKQFQEWQMQMQRWQEQNKNVVQQQAVTAGINVPSQSQGQVAGLPQHQAVQPQRQQQQHQQIAYQYQKQQPQQQMQSHEQQSYLRHHAQSQPQWQQNTFPQNQQGNYHQSHVQKLEEQWQSQFDQPQNSNQLQGGQGDQSKSVTSQSSQLPNWMQSGKVATSNSQGWLHSGSLNTTAGQQDRTVEANRETKKVPQWLQKGAAAPQHAPQQQHAPHQQRAPQQQHAPQQQHALQQQQEDSDTPRWLREKLEKTERDMKQAAEEKALREKEAEKKHLPNWMQNKVVANEEVQNFQQNYQQQKQIPKWLQGKPTTVGNQAVDQKNVNQRPKWLQNQASSVPDSMAQTAPAYVSTTNPSKWNQDEKTRPSASSTVPKKLDPMKEILLLKQQQEQLQKLEELEKRLKQSGSSSSTAVTAAMSPSFSTSQIDTTVSSSWVQDRANKQNTPAQQSNKAQTAGQPNIPSQQKTTKPTCKFFPNCRFGQRCNFQHPPCTVAQGSDKQDCILDHTANSTVEDYTEDIHDQYPDMASFTDDQESYGSRISQFSSRVDQIPGIADGEMPVVPAQTEGNYTVTDDTSLKPGGGNYQNAHINQTSQEDCMPVEKDKKEVGKAFGVSEKSEDNTLPAVAQDSKPNEDWQQAAQVEFGQGDDWRQASHHHDERPSKEGTWGRPPHGRDFSKWDAAEAHPADGDLRPPLPIEEDSRRNWRPHEWDARPPFSRDDREFGPGRFGRDRRPPFEEPPGRRPPFPPDDLERRPPWWDEADRRHPLPAGDDREHEPLRRDMPRAEWDRDRSAFPRDFRDGRQSPPRDLGDRPLGPPVTMGETAELQGKGKGAEEQANNEIRGEKPFPRDDRPPFPVDGRDRPPFLRDERDRLPFPGDERGRPPFFRDDRDRPPFPRDDWSGPPFPRDEWDRPPFPREDHDFPFPPRRERDRWPSPPRDERDRWAPFPRDDRDLPEWERRRGGPPDRPMSPRGRERRGRPPFYDDDRGRHRSPPLWPPVDPPRRPWSPPGRDFRGRPPPPPPEEFDRFGRPHPPHDAEFFDDRGRPPWDWDRDERRRPPRDDVRPREPRYLDDRRSRSPPPPWDHPDRLPPRYPSDWEIDDRRGPDDRWRDERGPLDRRPPHDDFFRDRPPYPEDPYLRDPASYPPHPEDIGHSSEPIRVEKKPETIPVDSILDSPGRDSRPDRIVIILRGPPGSGKTHVARLIKDKEVSHGAHAPRILALDDYFLMEVEKSEKDPETGRKVKKKVTEYVYEEEMEDAYRTSLFKSFTKTLEDGFFPVVIVDAIHDKVAHFEKYWSHAKQKGFEVYVAELMADAHACAKRNSHNRSFEDINKMVAAWEETPVHHLRLDVRSLLQDAVITEVEMDTADETDGSGGATIQEQQPKEDDDEEEPKIQVPSRSKWDDMEPAEDKLNKLDGIRPMKSKRRREESPPPALSDEDDPYDEREEDMRIGKKRVRWADLEEKKDLEHRRRIGFCIGTDWSLLTDPHAEIPRM; encoded by the exons ATGAACCCATACGCCTATCAACAAGCGCAATTCCAACAACATCAACAGCAGTATCAGTATCAAGGACATTTTAATCAACCTCAACAGTATTATTACGTTCAATCTTCCGCGACAGTTCAGCAAGGTTTTCAACCCCCCGCCACACAACAGCCATATTCTAATGCCCAGTTTGGAACTATTGGGTATCAAAACACTCAAGGAGTTGGAGCGGTGCCACATTATCAAGTTCAGGGTTACAATCAAGTCGCAGGGACACAGCAATATGCGGTTGCTTACACGCCAACCACACAAACAAACACCCCTCAGAGTGTTGGACAGACACATCAGGCACCGCCAACCGCGTCGAAAGAGGCATCACCGCCACTACCTCCTGAACAATCGACTTCTGCTGCCCCTCCACCGCTTCCTCCTAACCCAGCTCCTACCTTTCCCTCAACAGGGTCATCAGGTTTTTCTGGGGCCACAGGAGAAGGTCAAAATGCCCTGAATGCCCAGAATATTTTGGAGGCTCATAAGAAGTATGAGGAGAGGTATGCACAGTGGCAGCGGGATTATGCACAGTGGCAAGCACAGCATCAGCACCATCCAGATCAGAAGCAGTTTCAAGAATGgcaaatgcaaatgcaacgATGGCAGGAACAGAATAAGAATGTTGTTCAGCAGCAAGCTGTGACTGCTGGCATCAATGTTCCTTCTCAGAGTCAGGGTCAAGTTGCTGGTCTGCCACAGCATCAAGCTGTTCAACCACAGCGGcagcaacagcaacatcaACAAATTGCATACCAATATCAAAAGCAGCAACCTCAACAGCAAATGCAATCACATGAGCAACAGTCTTACTTACGGCATCACGCGCAATCCCAACCACAATGGCAGCAAAACACTTTTCCTCAAAATCAGCAAGGGAATTACCATCAATCACATGTCCAGAAACTTGAAGAGCAGTGGCAATCACAATTTGATCAGCCGCAAAATTCAAATCAGTTACAAGGAGGACAAGGTGATCAAAGCAAGTCAGTAACATCACAAAGCTCTCAGCTTCCAAACTGGATGCAGTCTGGCAAAGTTGCCACATCAAATTCCCAAGGATGGCTGCACTCTGGAAGTTTAAATACAACAGCTGGTCAACAAGATAGGACTGTGGAAGCTAACAGGGAAACTAAAAAGGTTCCCCAGTGGTTACAAAAGGGTGCGGCAGCTCCGCAACATGCACCGCAGCAGCAACATGCACCGCACCAGCAACGTGCACCACAGCAGCAACATGCACCACAACAGCAACATGCACTGCAGCAGCAACAAGAAGACTCAGACACTCCAAGGTGGCTTCGGGAAAAGCTTGAAAAGACTGAACGAGATATGAAACAGGCTGCTGAAGAAAAAGCtctaagagaaaaagaagctGAAAAAAAGCATCTTCCCAATTGGATGCAGAATAAAGTTGTAGCCAATGAAGAAGTCcagaattttcaacaaaattatcaacagcaaaagcaaattcCAAAATGGCTTCAAGGCAAGCCAACAACAGTGGGAAATCAGGCTGTGGATCAAAAAAATGTGAACCAGAGACCTAAATGGCTTCAAAACCAAGCTTCCTCTGTCCCAGACAGCATGGCACAAACAGCTCCAGCCTATGTATCAACAACTAATCCTTCGAAATGGAATCAAGATGAAAA AACACGACCATCTGCAAGTTCCACAGTTCCAAAGAAACTTGACCCCATGAAAGAAATTCTACTTTTGAAGCAACAACAGGAGCAACTCCAGAAACTAGAAGAGCTTGAGAAGAGACTAAAGCAGTCTGGGTCATCATCTAGCACTGCAGTCACTGCGGCAATGAGTCCCTCTTTTAGTACCAGTCAAATAGATACTACTGTGTCAAGTTCATGGGTGCAAGACCGAGCAAATAAGCAGAACACACCAGCTCAACAGAGCAATAAAGCACAGACAGCCGGCCAGCCCAATATCCCATCACAACAGAAAACTACCAAACCAACCTGCAAGTTCTTTCCAAATTGTCGTTTTGGTCAGAGGTGTAATTTTCAACACCCTCCTTGCACAGTAGCTCAAGG GTCCGATAAACAAGACTGCATATTGGATCACACGGCTAATTCTACAGTTGAAGATTATACAGAAGATATACATGATCAATATCCTG atatgGCATCATTTACAGATGACCAAGAATCGTACGGTAGTCGTATCTCACAATTTTCATCAAGGGTTGATCAGATTCCAGGTATAGCAGATGGTGAGATGCCAGTGGTTCCTGCGCAAACAGAAGGCAATTACACTGTGACGG ATGACACAAGTCTTAAACCAGGAGGTGGCAACTATCAGAATGCCCACATTAACCAG ACTTCTCAGGAAGATTGCATGCCAGTCGAGAAAGACAAGAAGGAAGTGGGAAAAGCATTTGGAGTTTCAGAAAAGTCAGAAGACAATACTCTGCCGGCAGTAGCTCAAGACAGCAAACCCAACGAAGACTGGCAACAGGCAGCTCAAGTTGAGTTTGGCCAAGGAGATGATTGGAGACAAGCTTCTCATCATCATGACGAACGCCCAAGCAAGGAAGGTACTTGGGGAAGACCACCACATGGACGGGATTTCTCCAAATGGGATGCTGCAGAGGCACATCCTGCAGACGGAGATCTAAGGCCACCTTTGCCAATAGAAGAGGACAGCAGAAGAAATTGGAGACCTCACGAATGGGATGCAAGGCCCCCATTTTCAAGAGATGACAGAGAATTTGGCCCTGGAAGGTTTGGGAGGGATAGGAGACCCCCCTTTGAGGAACCTCCAGGGAGAAGACCACCCTTTCCCCCAGATGATCTAGAAAGAAGGCCCCCATGGTGGGATGAAGCTGATAGGAGACACCCACTCCCTGCTGGAGATGATAGAGAACATGAGCCGCTTAGAAGAGACATGCCCAGGGCAGAGTGGGACAGGGATAGATCTGCATTTCCGAGGGATTTTAGAGACGGAAGACAGTCTCCCCCAAGGGACCTGGGGGATCGTCCACTAGGGCCCCCTGTTACAATGGGTGAAACAGCAGAATTACAGGGCAAAGGAAAAGGCGCGGAAGAACAAGCAAATAACGAAATAAGGGGAGAAAAACCATTCCCAAGAGATGACAGACCTCCTTTTCCAGTAGATGGGAGAGATCGGCCACCATTTCTAAGGGATGAGAGGGACAGACTTCCATTTCCCGGTGATGAAAGAGGCCGACCCCCGTTCTTTCGAGATGACCGGGACAGACCCCCATTCCCAAGAGATGACTGGAGTGGACCACCATTTCCTCGTGACGAGTGGGATCGACCACCCTTTCCAAGAGAAGATCATGATTTCCCGTTTCCTCCGAGGAGAGAAAGAGATCGTTGGCCGTCACCACCAAGGGATGAGAGGGACAGATGGGCTCCATTCCCGAGAGACGATCGCGACTTGCCCGAATGGGAACGAAGGCGAGGAGGTCCTCCCGACCGACCTATGTCTCCACGAGGAAGAGAGAGAAGAGGAAGACCTCCATTCTATGATGATGACAGAGGGAGGCATAGATCTCCGCCCCTGTGGCCCCCAGTAGACCCTCCTCGTCGACCGTGGTCTCCCCCTGGGCGTGACTTTAGGGGAAGACCACCACCACCCCCACCTGAGGAATTTGATCGCTTTGGTCGACCTCATCCTCCGCATGATGCAGAGTTCTTTGATGACAGAGGAAGACCTCCGTGGGACTGGGATAGAGATGAAC ggAGGAGACCCCCGCGTGACGATGTCCGGCCAAGGGAACCGCGCTACCTAGATGATAGAAGGTCGAGATCACCTCCACCCCCTTGGGATCATCCAGATCGTCTCCCTCCTCGGTACCCAAGTGACTGGGAAATAGATGATAGAAGAGGCCCGGATGACAG GTGGCGCGACGAAAGAGGTCCACTTGACCGAAGACCGCCTCATGATGACTTCTTCCGAGACCGACCCCCCTACCCTGAGGATCCCTATTTGCGAGACCCTGCTTCTTATCCACCCCACCCTGAGGATATTGGCCATTCTAGTGAGCCGATAAGAGTAGAGAAAAAGCCCGAAACAATTCCAGTGGACAGTATTTTGGACTCACCCGGACGAGATAGCAGACCTGATAGA aTTGTGATCATTCTCAGAGGACCCCCTGGGAGCGGAAAAACTCATGTTGCTAGACTGATCAAG GACAAGGAAGTGTCCCACGGTGCGCATGCGCCGAGAATCTTAGCATTGGATGATTACTTCTTAATGGAAGTggaaaaatcagaaaaagaTCCAGAGACGGGAAGGAAGGTGAAGAAAAAG GTCACGGAGTATGTCTATGAAGAAGAAATGGAAGACGCTTACAGAACAAGTCTGTTCAAATCCTTCACGAAAACGCTTGAAGATGGTTTCTTTCCGGTTGTCATTGTGGATGCTATTCATGACAAG GTTGCACATTTTGAGAAATATTGGAGTCACGCCAAACAGAAAGGCTTTGAG GTTTATGTGGCGGAGTTAATGGCGGACGCCCACGCATGCGCAAAACGAAATAGCCACAATCGCAGTTTTGAAGACATAAATAAG ATGGTAGCTGCCTGGGAGGAAACGCCGGTTCATCATTTGAGGCTTGATGTACGATCTTTGCTGCAAGATGCAGTGATAACAGAG GTCGAGATGGACACAGCAGACGAAACTGATGGTTCTGGCGGGGCAACGATACAAGAACAACAACCCAAGGAGGACGACGACGAAGAAGAG CCTAAGATACAGGTGCCGTCACGAAGTAAATGGGACGACATGGAACCAGCAGAGGACAAACTAA ACAAGCTTGATGGCATTCGGCCAATGAAGAGCAAGAGACGAAGGGAAGAGTCGCCTCCACCCGCCCTCAGCGACGAAGATGACCCGTATGACGAACGCGAAGAAGACATGCGCATTGGCAAGAAGAGG GTTCGATGGGCGGAtctcgaagaaaaaaaagatctaGAACATCGAAGAAGAATCGGCTTTTGTATCGGTACCGACTGGAGCTTACTAACGGATCCACACGCCGAGATTCCTCGTATGTAA